In a single window of the Methanofollis ethanolicus genome:
- a CDS encoding ABC transporter permease: MIFFEFARRNVRLHWLRSLLAVIGIVIGVAAIASMGILGNSLVLSISDTLTDVGDTIVVTPHTGGGNGPPGASSKGISDRQVTEIQRAVGSNIVVPLYVGGDRIVIGGEVGAASIYGMRQEDVPELLDLDDGVYLRGQTTTMVGAKLAEEYDLRVGSRIRVGDQEERLRTAGIISERGVGFDINPDYALVVSDTFYQDFYDVDEWDQVIVKVRDLNEIDAVKAAIEDQLNRREQVVNVLDTKAILETLIETFNSISTFTTAIGGISLVVAGVSIFNVMMMSVTERTKEIGVIRSIGALQKEVLLMFLYESLILGLTGSAIGGLMSFVGGYLAVSVMLQDTSYLFVPSSLVYVLYGMAFGIGTSILSGLYPAWKASHVNPIEALRHE; this comes from the coding sequence ATGATCTTTTTTGAGTTCGCCAGGCGAAACGTACGCCTCCACTGGCTCCGGTCCCTCCTTGCGGTGATCGGCATCGTCATCGGCGTCGCCGCCATCGCATCGATGGGCATCCTCGGCAACAGCCTGGTGCTCTCCATCTCCGACACCCTCACCGACGTCGGCGACACCATCGTCGTCACCCCCCATACCGGCGGAGGAAACGGGCCGCCCGGCGCCTCCTCGAAAGGGATCTCAGACAGGCAGGTGACCGAGATCCAGCGCGCCGTCGGGTCGAATATCGTGGTCCCCCTGTACGTGGGCGGGGACCGGATCGTCATCGGCGGCGAAGTCGGGGCCGCATCCATCTACGGGATGCGCCAGGAGGACGTACCCGAACTCCTCGACCTTGACGACGGCGTCTACCTGCGGGGCCAGACAACGACGATGGTCGGCGCGAAACTCGCCGAAGAGTACGACCTCAGGGTCGGAAGCCGGATCCGGGTCGGCGACCAGGAGGAAAGGCTCAGGACGGCCGGGATAATCAGCGAAAGGGGCGTCGGTTTCGACATCAACCCCGACTACGCCCTCGTCGTCTCAGACACCTTCTACCAGGACTTCTACGACGTGGACGAATGGGACCAGGTGATCGTCAAGGTGCGCGACCTCAACGAGATCGACGCGGTCAAGGCCGCCATCGAGGACCAGCTCAACAGGAGAGAGCAGGTGGTGAACGTCCTCGACACGAAGGCGATCCTGGAAACCCTCATCGAGACCTTCAACAGCATCTCGACGTTCACCACGGCCATCGGCGGCATCTCCCTCGTCGTCGCCGGGGTCTCCATCTTCAATGTGATGATGATGTCAGTGACGGAAAGGACAAAGGAGATCGGGGTGATCAGGTCCATCGGCGCCCTGCAGAAAGAGGTCCTCCTGATGTTCCTGTACGAGTCCCTCATCCTCGGCCTGACCGGGAGCGCCATCGGAGGTCTCATGAGTTTTGTCGGCGGCTACCTCGCGGTCAGCGTCATGCTTCAGGACACCTCGTACCTCTTTGTCCCTTCAAGCCTTGTCTACGTCCTGTACGGGATGGCCTTCGGCATCGGCACAAGCATCCTCTCCGGCCTTTACCCCGCGTGGAAGGCCTCCCATGTAAACCCGATCGAGGCGTTGCGGCATGAATGA
- a CDS encoding ABC transporter ATP-binding protein, protein MNEEEPIIRFTDVTKVYPLPAGDVVALDHVSLDVMPGEFLAIMGPSGSGKSTLLNLMGCLDTPTAGTLSIKGKDIGTLSDDDLTRLRRDHIGFIFQQFNLIPLLNVIENVEFPHILKEQKGGCTERCLEVLAAVGLEEELFSHTPAELSGGQQQRVAIARALINDPEILLADEPTGNLDTKTGTGIMELLDDMNRRGRTIIMVTHDQNVAAYARRRITLVDGRIA, encoded by the coding sequence ATGAATGAAGAAGAACCAATCATCAGATTCACGGACGTGACCAAGGTCTACCCCCTGCCGGCAGGCGACGTCGTCGCACTTGACCATGTCTCCCTCGACGTGATGCCCGGCGAGTTCCTGGCGATCATGGGCCCCTCGGGGTCGGGGAAGTCCACCCTCCTGAACCTCATGGGCTGCCTGGACACCCCGACCGCCGGCACCCTCTCCATCAAAGGAAAAGACATCGGCACGCTCTCCGACGACGACCTCACCCGTCTCCGGCGGGACCATATCGGCTTCATCTTCCAGCAGTTCAACCTCATCCCCCTCCTGAATGTCATCGAGAACGTGGAGTTCCCCCATATCCTGAAGGAACAGAAAGGGGGGTGCACCGAGCGCTGCCTTGAGGTCCTCGCCGCCGTCGGCCTTGAAGAGGAACTCTTTTCCCACACGCCCGCGGAACTCTCGGGCGGGCAGCAGCAGAGAGTGGCGATCGCCCGCGCCCTCATCAACGACCCCGAGATCCTCCTTGCCGACGAACCGACAGGCAACTTGGACACGAAGACCGGGACCGGGATCATGGAACTTCTGGACGATATGAACAGGCGGGGCAGGACGATCATCATGGTCACCCACGACCAGAACGTCGCCGCGTACGCACGGCGCAGGATCACCCTCGTCGACGGCAGGATCGCATGA